From the Leptospirales bacterium genome, one window contains:
- a CDS encoding ABC transporter ATP-binding protein — translation MAAALNSRPETILSIRGLNKIYSGGLQALQDIRLDIRRGEIFALLGPNGAGKTTLISAICGIVQISSGTILADGHDVVRDSRAARSIIGLAPQELATDAFESVWATVQFSRGLFGKPPDAAFLEQLLRDLALWDKRSARIMTLSGGMKRRVMIAKALSHEPRILFLDEPTAGVDVELRREMWSIVRRLRDQGVTIILTTHYIEEAEEMADRVGVIQNGRLIVVEEKDALMRKLGKRQLILHLRHPLRSIPETLSDLPLQLEGNGELLVFSYDAARVESGISELLSRLQAQQVDFKDMQTRESSLEEIFVSLVGGKL, via the coding sequence ATGGCTGCCGCTTTGAATTCGCGCCCTGAGACGATCCTCTCCATACGCGGATTGAACAAGATCTACAGCGGCGGGCTGCAGGCGCTGCAGGACATCCGCCTCGATATCCGCCGCGGCGAAATCTTTGCTTTGCTGGGACCAAATGGGGCTGGCAAGACCACGCTGATCAGCGCCATTTGCGGAATTGTGCAGATCAGCTCTGGGACCATCCTGGCTGATGGACACGACGTGGTGCGTGATTCGCGCGCCGCACGATCGATCATTGGCCTGGCGCCGCAGGAGCTGGCGACGGATGCCTTTGAGAGCGTGTGGGCAACAGTGCAATTCAGCCGCGGTCTTTTTGGCAAGCCGCCCGATGCGGCTTTCCTGGAACAGCTGCTGCGCGATCTGGCGCTCTGGGATAAACGTTCGGCGCGCATCATGACTCTTTCCGGAGGGATGAAGCGACGCGTGATGATTGCCAAGGCGCTGTCCCATGAGCCGCGCATCCTTTTTCTTGATGAGCCGACGGCGGGCGTCGACGTTGAATTGCGCCGTGAAATGTGGTCCATCGTGCGCCGACTGCGCGATCAGGGCGTCACCATCATACTGACCACGCACTACATTGAAGAAGCTGAGGAAATGGCCGATCGCGTTGGCGTGATTCAGAACGGTCGCCTGATTGTAGTTGAAGAAAAGGACGCCTTGATGCGCAAATTGGGCAAGCGTCAGTTGATCTTGCATTTGCGTCACCCGCTGCGATCAATCCCAGAAACGCTTTCCGATTTGCCGCTGCAGCTGGAAGGCAACGGCGAGTTGCTGGTCTTCAGCTATGATGCTGCGCGCGTCGAGAGCGGCATCAGCGAGTTGCTATCGCGTTTACAGGCGCAGCAGGTCGACTTCAAGGATATGCAGACCCGCGAGAGTTCTCTGGAAGAGATCTTTGTGAGCCTGGTAGGAGGCAAGCTGTGA
- a CDS encoding cbb3-type cytochrome c oxidase subunit II — protein MSESKIPKELTVYEKLSAKLDSKALRFTIFTTIAILIGGLVEIPPFFMMGQVQPTDQQKPYSALELAGRNVYQQEGCFYCHTQLIRPFKWETDRWDKARQYGPEPYSKAGEFAYDHPFLWGSKRTGPDLSHESTIRPSAAWHYDHLRNPRAAVSQSIMPAYPWLEKTPIDVAETLASMRALSVVGVPYSDAQISAAESELAGKTQADALVAYLLKLGRDSVAPQAASR, from the coding sequence ATGAGCGAATCGAAAATACCAAAAGAGCTTACAGTCTACGAAAAGCTCAGCGCCAAACTGGATTCCAAAGCGCTGCGCTTTACCATCTTCACCACGATCGCCATACTGATTGGCGGTCTGGTGGAAATTCCGCCCTTCTTCATGATGGGCCAGGTGCAACCCACGGACCAGCAAAAGCCGTACAGCGCGCTGGAACTGGCCGGTCGCAACGTCTACCAACAAGAAGGCTGTTTCTACTGCCACACGCAATTGATTCGCCCCTTCAAGTGGGAGACGGATCGCTGGGATAAAGCCCGTCAGTATGGACCGGAGCCTTATTCCAAAGCTGGCGAGTTTGCTTATGATCATCCCTTCCTGTGGGGGTCGAAGCGCACCGGTCCGGACCTTTCGCATGAGTCCACCATCCGTCCCAGCGCGGCGTGGCACTACGATCACCTGCGCAATCCGCGTGCAGCGGTAAGCCAGTCGATCATGCCTGCCTATCCATGGCTGGAGAAGACGCCGATCGATGTCGCCGAGACGCTGGCCAGCATGCGCGCCCTGAGCGTTGTTGGCGTGCCCTACAGCGATGCGCAGATTTCGGCGGCCGAGAGCGAGCTGGCCGGAAAGACACAGGCCGATGCGCTTGTCGCCTACCTACTGAAACTGGGACGCGACAGTGTGGCGCCACAGGCTGCCTCACGGTAA
- the ccoN gene encoding cytochrome-c oxidase, cbb3-type subunit I: protein MQQPEYDNSIVRGWVISAIVWAAAALLVGVLIAFQMVFPELNTSLPYFSFGRLRPLHTNAAIFGFTLSLVFATMYYAVPRLLKTPLWSPVLSRVHFWAYILTIISAAITLPAGYTQSKEYAELEWPIDILIALWWVVMCINFFMTIAKRNEKHLYVAIWFWIATLVTIPILYIVNNLAIPAGLLKSFSVYSGVTDANIQWWYGHNAVAFVLTTPILGMMYYYLPKHTRLPIFSHRISIIHFWSLIFIYIWAGPHHLLYSPVPGWAQTLGMVFSVALIAPSWGGMLNGFLTLTQAKEKLRTDATLKFILVALTFYGMSTFEGPMMSIRAVNAISHNTDWTIGHVHSGALGWVAGMCFVALYYLVPRLWNAKLYSERLAEVHFWLATAGILFYVVSMWIGGVAEGLMWRAVDAMGELQYQTWAEIIDQLKIYRFFRGLGGLLFLSGFLVMCYNLVKTIRASGEGFEPVDLREAQPARA, encoded by the coding sequence ATGCAGCAACCAGAATACGACAACAGTATCGTTCGTGGCTGGGTAATCAGCGCTATCGTTTGGGCGGCGGCCGCATTGCTTGTGGGCGTGCTGATCGCTTTCCAGATGGTATTTCCCGAACTGAATACCTCTCTACCCTATTTTAGCTTTGGTCGACTGCGGCCATTGCATACCAACGCCGCCATCTTTGGCTTCACCTTGAGTTTGGTGTTCGCCACGATGTACTACGCAGTCCCGCGTCTATTGAAGACCCCGCTGTGGTCGCCCGTGCTCTCCCGGGTCCATTTCTGGGCCTACATACTGACCATTATCTCCGCCGCCATTACACTGCCGGCCGGTTATACACAGAGCAAGGAATACGCCGAGCTGGAATGGCCGATCGATATCCTTATCGCCCTGTGGTGGGTGGTCATGTGTATCAACTTCTTCATGACCATTGCCAAGCGCAATGAGAAGCATCTCTATGTAGCCATCTGGTTCTGGATTGCCACCCTGGTGACCATCCCGATCCTCTACATCGTAAACAATCTGGCAATTCCCGCCGGACTGCTGAAATCCTTCTCTGTCTACTCGGGCGTAACCGATGCCAACATCCAGTGGTGGTATGGCCACAACGCCGTGGCCTTTGTGCTGACCACGCCGATTCTGGGCATGATGTACTACTATCTGCCCAAGCACACGCGGCTGCCGATCTTCAGTCACCGCATCTCGATCATCCACTTCTGGTCGCTGATCTTTATCTACATCTGGGCCGGCCCGCACCACCTGCTGTACAGCCCGGTGCCCGGCTGGGCGCAAACCCTGGGCATGGTCTTCAGCGTGGCGCTGATTGCGCCTTCCTGGGGCGGCATGCTCAATGGCTTTTTGACGCTAACCCAGGCCAAAGAGAAGCTGCGCACCGACGCCACCCTGAAGTTCATTCTGGTGGCGCTGACCTTCTATGGCATGTCCACTTTTGAAGGTCCGATGATGTCGATCCGCGCCGTCAACGCGATCTCGCACAACACGGACTGGACCATTGGTCACGTGCACAGCGGCGCCCTTGGCTGGGTGGCTGGCATGTGTTTTGTGGCGCTTTACTATCTGGTGCCGCGGCTGTGGAATGCGAAGCTCTACAGCGAACGTCTGGCAGAAGTGCACTTCTGGCTGGCAACGGCCGGAATTCTGTTCTACGTAGTATCCATGTGGATTGGCGGCGTTGCTGAAGGACTGATGTGGCGCGCTGTCGACGCCATGGGAGAACTGCAATACCAGACCTGGGCGGAAATCATTGATCAACTTAAGATCTACCGATTCTTCCGCGGACTGGGCGGTCTGCTCTTCCTCAGCGGCTTCCTTGTCATGTGCTACAATCTGGTAAAGACGATCCGCGCTTCTGGCGAGGGATTTGAGCCGGTAGATCTGCGCGAGGCGCAGCCTGCTCGCGCTTAA
- a CDS encoding ABC transporter permease: MNLYAIRAIYRFEMARTGRTLMQSILSPVLSTSLYFIVFGAAIGSRMTAINGVSYGAFIVPGLVMLSILNESISNASFGIYMPKFTGTIYETLSAPISFVEVLCGYVGAAATKSLILGALMLAAARFFVDYQVAHPGWMLFYLLLTATTFSLFGFIIGIWADGFEKLQIIPLLVVTPLTFLGGSFYSIQMLPPLWQTVSLFNPVVYLVSCFRWSFFGSADVDVPLSTAMILLFLSLCLGFVWYVFRSGWRLRQ; the protein is encoded by the coding sequence GTGAATCTGTATGCCATCCGGGCTATTTATCGCTTTGAAATGGCGCGCACCGGCCGCACCCTTATGCAGAGCATCCTCTCGCCGGTGCTTTCCACCTCGCTCTACTTCATTGTTTTTGGAGCGGCGATCGGCTCGCGAATGACGGCGATCAATGGCGTAAGCTACGGGGCCTTCATCGTTCCCGGCCTGGTCATGCTTTCCATTTTGAACGAGAGCATCTCCAATGCCTCCTTTGGCATCTATATGCCCAAATTCACTGGCACGATCTACGAAACGCTTTCAGCGCCGATTTCCTTTGTCGAGGTGCTCTGCGGGTACGTGGGTGCTGCGGCCACCAAATCTTTGATCCTGGGCGCGCTGATGCTCGCGGCCGCCAGATTCTTTGTGGACTATCAAGTAGCGCATCCAGGCTGGATGCTATTCTACTTGCTGCTGACAGCAACGACCTTTAGCCTGTTCGGATTTATCATTGGCATCTGGGCCGACGGATTTGAGAAGCTGCAGATCATCCCCTTGCTGGTGGTAACGCCGCTGACCTTTCTGGGCGGCAGCTTTTATTCCATACAGATGCTGCCGCCGCTCTGGCAGACTGTCTCGCTTTTCAATCCGGTGGTATACCTGGTCAGCTGCTTTCGCTGGAGCTTTTTTGGATCGGCAGATGTCGACGTTCCGCTGAGCACAGCAATGATCCTGCTCTTCCTCTCCCTGTGTTTGGGCTTTGTCTGGTATGTCTTCCGCAGCGGCTGGCGGCTGCGTCAGTAA
- a CDS encoding c-type cytochrome yields MADRKEYRDDEEIYEGRGWLPTWWTVMLWAGFAFAAVYSIYTHGVAGWSQEAQYREESAAIEALRPRTVATLGEDGANPLRGDAAAIDRGHKTFLANCAACHKEDATGNIGPNLTDTTWLHGNTDRALFALIMEGALTPDTWKQNPPKGPMPAHKDLLGAQKVLEVMSYLATLNTSLKPR; encoded by the coding sequence ATGGCAGATAGAAAAGAATATCGTGATGACGAAGAGATCTACGAGGGTCGCGGCTGGCTTCCCACGTGGTGGACAGTGATGCTGTGGGCTGGCTTTGCCTTTGCTGCTGTCTATAGCATCTACACCCATGGAGTCGCTGGCTGGTCGCAGGAAGCGCAGTACCGCGAGGAAAGCGCCGCCATCGAAGCGCTGCGTCCCAGAACAGTGGCCACGCTGGGCGAAGATGGCGCCAATCCGCTGCGCGGCGATGCCGCGGCCATTGATCGCGGTCATAAGACCTTCCTGGCCAACTGCGCTGCCTGTCACAAAGAAGATGCTACCGGTAATATCGGTCCCAACCTGACTGATACGACCTGGTTGCATGGCAATACGGACCGCGCCCTTTTCGCGCTGATCATGGAAGGAGCGCTTACTCCGGACACCTGGAAGCAAAATCCTCCCAAGGGACCAATGCCGGCGCACAAGGACCTGCTTGGCGCTCAGAAAGTGTTGGAGGTCATGTCCTATCTGGCTACATTGAATACAAGTTTGAAGCCCAGATAA
- a CDS encoding AAA family ATPase, with protein MAHVPVDSPQRTILAQRNGLQLLRVETDGGSELVRECIPGPRQSETEKRLREEYEFLQKLYAQLQLTPPRLVQGARGLSLILEDRGGTPLPPPGPGDNSLALDIVTGAAHALARLHSCGAVLSAMRPAAMLYNVVNGSIQFFDFSAATFLERRSPSPLLDLSRSDELAYMSPEESGRMSRSVDYRSDLYSLGAIFYHYLCGDAPFSVQDPLGLIHAHIARTPATPAERVGAAPALSAIAMRLLEKNPEDRYQSADGLLFDLLLCQQELENRGEEGLYHLQLAVGERDRSSRFSMPERLYGRSLQVAQIVQSFERTRAGRTETIFVSGRSGIGKSVLIQEAQAPIIAARGLFGDGKYDSYKRDVPYRGLVRAFQSLVRQILTGSADYVDYWRQRLLEALGDGGRAIIDVIPELSALIGPQPELAALSAQETQNRFHILFQRFIAAFGSRSYPSVIFLDDMQWADAASLRLLESALGNREIRHLLFILAYRDNEVDDSHPLSKLLESLRSSDAPLLEISLPPMTEADVAQLVQDTLRLPESRALGLATLIYNRTKGNPFFVGEVFRSLYQKRLLRYEGAGWVWNAEEVEQAHISANVAEFMIERIRLQSEVDQQVLKVAACVGAWFRRDVFLQIETNDPEQSSESLVRLANEGFLRLGKNDANFAHDKIREATYALIDSNERMRLHLLIARSYLAMLDQFRLEDHIFTVVTQLNQALPLLRDADEREQGLRLNHTAADRALAATAYDAALGYYKVAIDLLPEDAWLQRYTESLGLFSGKAAAEYLSKDYEAAESTFDVILRHARDAVDKAPIFELRASMYVSQNRMTEALQQLRESLRELEAPLPRRAGRWNLILELLRYWRRRGRRPITSLSAIGEMREVRARAAIRILNASLAAAYIGEPALFPLLVLKMVNLSLRYGAAPLTAFSYATFGVLQCAALGNYRAGERLGKLAIQTLERFGDRARAIECRVLFIHATMIAHWRTAAREQEPIFRRSIESGLANGDLQYTSYALNNMHFQMSLMRRNLEETLQSFRRHDDLFQSLKQYNAYQLYQLNKQFIQNLRGQASDLLLLQGDYFDERSALPEWLASSNANALFDYYLCKARLEYFFGDLTQADRYLRLALPLSGAMLGMMFIPELCFFQALIAARQAAKHRGWKRATLRRELARCVRQLQSWAANCPENYGHKAAIAHALLLQLQRRTRRARSKLYAAQRLARNNRFWLEEAIAHQLLAELCAAQEEKAYAVMHLQLAEGAFRTWGSRPLAVQAAATLARFIGENPESAGLSATDDALTDAGSAMDLEAVVRASQAISSEIQSDRLLDRLLQILFEIAGADRGALTLHDGERWRVAASSNRNDGALIFANAPLEETEELAVSIVRYVLRTEEVVLLADATREGLFVQDPYILSRQPRSVLCYPVLRHGKLVAAVYLENTLSAGAFNRGQMELLNVLTSQIAISLDNARLYTSLESQVEDRTAELRKALNEVRELKEQQDMDYFLNMLLIEPLSRSRASSANTSVDSMVRQKKRFMFRHRQWELGGDINITENMDLGGRPYIVFLNGDAMGKSIQGAGGVLVLGTVFKSMVQHTLSAEQDRDISPENWLQRCYFALHKAFESFEGSMLMSAVFGLLDDYTGSLYTINAMHPEIALYRDGRARYLFASQRLRKLGHDRPAAFPCIDVTPLRCGDAVFLGSDGRDEFSSGGDDKGDEGRSFLRCIEEQDGSLRGVFGSLLQNGDPSDDLSILRLGWRENMLDDLNQEVMKQTIAELESAIEADDYERTAEIGSVLLAAHPHLTRYLFPLSVALGKLEQFYDAVKEGERLLLREPEHIPNLLHLIEMSARAGRIARARALMADARNTYPGDAQLLALERRLWGG; from the coding sequence ATGGCGCATGTTCCCGTAGACAGTCCGCAGCGAACTATCCTGGCACAGCGCAATGGCCTGCAACTGCTGCGCGTCGAAACGGACGGCGGCAGTGAGCTGGTCCGCGAATGCATCCCCGGCCCGCGGCAGAGTGAAACAGAAAAGCGACTGCGCGAGGAATACGAATTTCTGCAGAAACTGTACGCTCAGCTTCAGCTCACGCCGCCGCGACTGGTGCAGGGCGCGCGCGGCCTCAGCCTGATCCTGGAAGACCGCGGAGGAACGCCGCTGCCGCCGCCAGGGCCCGGGGACAACAGCCTGGCGCTAGATATTGTCACCGGCGCGGCGCATGCCCTTGCCCGGCTGCACAGCTGTGGCGCCGTGCTCTCGGCAATGCGACCGGCGGCGATGCTCTACAACGTGGTCAACGGCAGCATTCAGTTCTTTGATTTCAGCGCCGCTACCTTTCTCGAGCGTCGAAGCCCCTCGCCGCTGCTGGACCTCTCCCGAAGCGACGAGCTGGCCTACATGTCGCCCGAGGAATCGGGCCGAATGAGTCGCTCCGTCGACTATCGCAGCGATCTCTATTCGCTGGGGGCCATCTTCTATCACTATCTGTGCGGCGACGCCCCCTTCTCGGTCCAGGACCCCCTCGGTTTGATCCATGCTCACATTGCTCGCACGCCGGCAACTCCGGCTGAGCGAGTGGGCGCGGCGCCGGCGCTTTCAGCCATCGCCATGCGACTCCTGGAAAAGAATCCGGAAGATCGCTACCAGAGCGCCGATGGACTGCTCTTTGATCTTCTGCTCTGTCAGCAGGAGCTGGAGAACAGGGGTGAAGAGGGCCTTTATCATCTGCAGCTTGCAGTTGGCGAGCGCGACCGCAGCAGCCGCTTCTCAATGCCCGAAAGGCTCTACGGCCGCAGCCTGCAGGTAGCGCAGATTGTACAGTCCTTCGAGCGTACGCGAGCCGGCCGCACGGAAACGATATTCGTATCGGGGCGTTCGGGAATTGGCAAATCGGTCCTGATTCAAGAAGCGCAGGCGCCGATCATTGCAGCGCGCGGATTGTTTGGCGATGGAAAGTACGATAGCTACAAGCGCGACGTCCCCTATCGCGGACTGGTGCGCGCCTTCCAGTCTCTGGTTCGGCAAATTCTAACCGGCAGCGCCGATTACGTAGACTACTGGCGGCAGCGCCTGCTGGAGGCCCTGGGCGACGGCGGCCGCGCCATCATTGACGTCATTCCGGAGCTCTCGGCGCTCATTGGACCGCAGCCCGAATTGGCGGCGCTGTCCGCTCAGGAGACGCAAAACCGCTTTCACATTCTCTTCCAGCGCTTCATCGCCGCTTTTGGCAGCCGGTCCTATCCCAGCGTAATCTTTCTGGATGATATGCAATGGGCCGATGCTGCCAGCCTTCGACTGCTGGAGTCCGCGCTGGGGAATCGCGAAATCCGTCACCTGCTGTTCATACTTGCCTATCGCGACAACGAGGTCGATGACAGCCACCCGCTGAGCAAGCTGCTCGAATCGCTGCGCAGTAGCGATGCGCCGCTGCTGGAGATTTCTCTGCCGCCGATGACGGAGGCCGACGTTGCGCAGCTGGTTCAAGACACGCTTCGGCTGCCAGAGTCGCGGGCCCTCGGGCTGGCGACGCTTATCTACAATCGAACCAAGGGCAATCCCTTCTTTGTGGGCGAGGTCTTTCGCAGCCTCTATCAAAAGCGGCTGCTCCGCTACGAAGGCGCCGGATGGGTCTGGAACGCAGAAGAGGTCGAGCAGGCGCACATCTCCGCCAATGTTGCGGAGTTCATGATCGAGCGGATTCGTCTGCAAAGCGAAGTCGATCAACAGGTATTGAAAGTTGCTGCTTGCGTGGGCGCATGGTTTCGTCGCGACGTATTTCTGCAAATTGAAACGAACGATCCGGAGCAATCATCCGAATCGCTTGTCCGCCTGGCCAACGAGGGATTCCTGCGCCTTGGCAAAAACGACGCGAACTTTGCTCACGACAAGATTCGCGAAGCAACCTATGCTCTGATCGACTCCAATGAACGCATGCGGCTGCATTTACTGATCGCCCGAAGCTACCTGGCGATGCTCGATCAGTTTCGACTTGAAGATCACATCTTTACAGTCGTCACCCAGTTGAATCAGGCGCTGCCGCTGCTGCGCGATGCGGATGAGCGCGAACAGGGATTGCGCCTGAACCATACGGCGGCTGATCGGGCGCTGGCGGCAACGGCCTATGACGCTGCCCTGGGCTACTACAAGGTTGCTATCGACCTTTTACCCGAGGATGCCTGGCTGCAGCGCTACACGGAATCGCTTGGGCTCTTTTCCGGCAAAGCGGCGGCGGAATACCTGAGCAAAGACTACGAGGCGGCGGAGTCCACCTTCGATGTGATCCTTCGCCATGCCAGGGACGCCGTCGATAAGGCGCCGATTTTTGAACTGCGCGCTTCGATGTACGTAAGTCAGAATCGAATGACCGAAGCGCTGCAGCAACTGCGCGAATCACTGCGCGAACTGGAGGCGCCGCTGCCGCGCCGGGCCGGCCGCTGGAATCTGATCCTGGAACTGCTCCGCTATTGGCGGCGACGGGGCCGTCGACCGATCACAAGCCTCTCCGCAATTGGCGAGATGAGAGAGGTCCGGGCGCGGGCTGCTATTCGTATTCTCAACGCCAGTCTGGCAGCTGCCTACATTGGCGAACCCGCGCTCTTCCCGCTGCTGGTCCTGAAAATGGTTAACCTTTCGTTGCGCTATGGCGCTGCGCCATTGACCGCTTTTTCCTACGCCACCTTTGGCGTATTGCAGTGCGCCGCACTGGGGAACTACCGGGCGGGCGAACGACTCGGAAAGCTGGCCATTCAAACCCTCGAGCGATTCGGCGATCGCGCCCGGGCCATCGAATGCCGCGTTCTCTTCATCCACGCCACAATGATCGCCCATTGGCGCACGGCGGCGCGCGAACAGGAGCCAATCTTTCGCCGCTCCATTGAAAGCGGGCTGGCCAATGGCGACCTGCAGTACACTTCCTACGCGCTCAATAATATGCATTTCCAGATGTCCTTGATGCGTCGCAATCTGGAAGAGACTCTGCAGAGCTTTCGCCGACACGATGATCTGTTCCAGAGTCTCAAGCAGTACAACGCCTACCAGTTGTATCAGTTGAACAAGCAGTTCATCCAGAATCTGCGCGGACAGGCCAGCGATTTGCTGCTGCTGCAGGGTGACTACTTTGATGAGCGAAGCGCATTGCCCGAATGGCTGGCATCAAGCAATGCCAATGCCCTTTTCGATTACTATCTCTGCAAAGCGCGACTGGAGTACTTCTTTGGAGACCTGACGCAGGCCGACCGTTATCTGCGTCTGGCGCTGCCGCTCAGCGGCGCGATGCTGGGAATGATGTTCATTCCGGAACTCTGCTTTTTTCAGGCGCTGATTGCGGCCCGGCAAGCGGCGAAACACCGCGGCTGGAAGCGGGCGACTCTTCGTCGCGAACTGGCGCGCTGCGTGCGGCAGCTGCAAAGCTGGGCGGCCAATTGCCCGGAAAACTACGGGCACAAAGCGGCCATTGCTCATGCCCTGCTGCTCCAATTACAACGCCGCACCCGCCGAGCCCGTAGCAAGCTCTACGCAGCGCAACGACTGGCGCGAAACAATCGCTTCTGGCTGGAGGAAGCAATCGCCCACCAACTGCTTGCTGAGCTTTGCGCCGCGCAGGAGGAAAAGGCATATGCCGTCATGCATTTGCAACTGGCGGAGGGCGCCTTCCGCACCTGGGGCAGCCGACCGCTGGCCGTCCAGGCGGCGGCGACCCTGGCCCGTTTTATTGGAGAAAACCCGGAAAGCGCCGGTCTCTCGGCAACCGATGACGCATTGACCGACGCCGGCAGCGCCATGGACCTGGAGGCTGTCGTTCGCGCCTCGCAGGCAATCTCCAGCGAAATTCAGAGTGATCGCCTGCTGGATCGCTTGCTGCAAATTCTGTTTGAGATAGCCGGCGCCGATCGCGGCGCCCTGACGCTACATGACGGCGAACGCTGGCGCGTCGCCGCATCATCCAACCGCAATGATGGCGCGCTGATCTTTGCCAATGCGCCGCTGGAAGAAACGGAGGAGCTGGCCGTCAGCATCGTTCGCTATGTTTTGCGAACAGAAGAGGTAGTGCTGCTGGCCGACGCCACGCGCGAAGGACTCTTTGTTCAGGACCCCTACATTCTTTCCCGACAGCCGCGCTCGGTTCTTTGCTATCCCGTTCTGCGTCACGGCAAGCTGGTTGCCGCCGTCTACCTGGAGAATACGCTCAGCGCTGGCGCATTCAATCGCGGTCAGATGGAATTGCTCAATGTCCTGACATCGCAGATCGCCATCAGCCTGGATAACGCCCGTCTCTATACCAGTCTTGAGTCGCAGGTGGAGGACCGGACCGCCGAGCTGCGCAAAGCGCTGAATGAAGTTCGCGAGCTGAAAGAACAGCAGGACATGGACTACTTCTTGAACATGTTGCTCATTGAGCCGCTCAGTCGCAGCCGCGCATCCAGCGCCAATACCTCCGTAGATTCAATGGTTCGCCAGAAGAAGCGCTTCATGTTTCGCCACCGTCAGTGGGAGCTGGGCGGCGATATCAATATCACCGAGAACATGGATCTGGGCGGTCGACCCTACATTGTATTTCTGAATGGCGATGCAATGGGCAAATCAATCCAGGGCGCCGGCGGCGTGCTGGTGCTGGGTACGGTTTTCAAATCCATGGTGCAGCATACGCTCTCGGCGGAGCAGGACCGCGATATTTCGCCCGAAAACTGGCTGCAGCGCTGCTACTTCGCGCTGCACAAGGCCTTCGAAAGCTTCGAAGGCAGTATGCTGATGTCTGCAGTCTTTGGACTGCTCGATGACTATACCGGCTCATTGTACACGATCAATGCCATGCACCCGGAAATTGCGCTGTATCGCGATGGCCGGGCGCGCTACCTGTTCGCCAGTCAGCGCTTGCGCAAGCTGGGTCATGACCGTCCGGCAGCGTTTCCCTGTATTGATGTGACGCCGCTGCGCTGCGGCGATGCGGTATTCCTGGGCTCCGATGGGCGCGATGAATTTTCCTCCGGCGGCGATGACAAGGGCGACGAGGGTCGCAGCTTTTTGCGTTGCATTGAAGAACAGGACGGCAGCCTGCGCGGCGTCTTTGGATCGCTCTTGCAAAACGGCGATCCCTCCGACGATCTTTCCATTCTGCGCCTGGGCTGGCGTGAAAACATGCTCGATGATTTGAACCAGGAGGTAATGAAACAAACCATTGCCGAACTGGAAAGCGCTATCGAAGCCGACGACTACGAACGGACGGCGGAAATAGGCAGCGTCCTTCTGGCGGCGCATCCGCACCTCACTCGCTACCTTTTTCCGCTTTCTGTCGCCCTTGGAAAACTGGAGCAATTCTACGATGCCGTCAAAGAAGGCGAGAGGCTGCTGCTGCGCGAGCCGGAGCACATTCCCAATCTGCTGCATTTGATTGAAATGAGCGCACGCGCCGGGCGAATCGCGCGAGCCCGCGCACTGATGGCCGACGCGCGCAATACCTATCCAGGCGATGCACAACTGCTGGCCCTGGAGCGCCGCCTGTGGGGCGGTTGA
- a CDS encoding SDR family oxidoreductase yields MSEASQSKDAFADQVILVTGATSGMGLCVARRFAALGALVIISGRDETRGREALAALGANRTHRFIRCDVSDADSVRNLHEDIAGCEGRLDVAFNNAGATASKHLSVAEMSIDEWQRIIAINLNGVFYCLKAQIGLMARGKGGAIINNSSVAGLIALPAQAAYCASKSAVLALTKAAAIEAAPAQIRINAIAPGPVLGGMNSPERLQANPERTQKKLDLTAMKRFAAPEEIADTVVWLASPAASYVTGAVIPVDGGFSAGKW; encoded by the coding sequence ATGAGCGAAGCCTCGCAATCGAAAGACGCCTTTGCCGATCAGGTCATTTTGGTCACGGGGGCCACAAGCGGCATGGGCCTTTGCGTTGCCCGGCGCTTTGCCGCCCTGGGCGCCCTGGTAATTATCAGCGGACGCGATGAAACTCGCGGCCGGGAAGCGCTGGCCGCCCTCGGCGCCAATCGCACGCACCGTTTCATCCGCTGCGATGTGAGCGACGCGGATTCCGTGCGTAATTTGCACGAGGACATTGCCGGATGCGAAGGGCGCCTCGACGTAGCCTTCAACAATGCCGGCGCAACTGCCAGCAAGCATCTGAGCGTCGCCGAAATGAGTATCGACGAGTGGCAGCGTATCATTGCCATCAATCTCAACGGAGTCTTCTATTGCCTGAAGGCGCAAATTGGATTGATGGCGCGCGGCAAGGGCGGCGCCATCATCAACAATAGCTCGGTCGCCGGCCTGATCGCTCTGCCCGCTCAGGCGGCCTACTGCGCCTCCAAGAGCGCCGTACTGGCGCTGACAAAGGCAGCGGCCATCGAGGCGGCCCCAGCGCAGATTCGCATCAATGCCATCGCGCCCGGACCGGTACTCGGCGGAATGAACAGTCCCGAACGTCTGCAGGCCAATCCAGAGCGTACGCAGAAAAAGTTGGATCTTACAGCAATGAAAAGATTTGCGGCGCCGGAAGAAATAGCTGACACTGTAGTCTGGCTGGCCTCTCCTGCTGCGTCTTATGTAACAGGCGCCGTGATTCCCGTGGATGGAGGGTTCAGCGCCGGCAAGTGGTAG